Proteins from a genomic interval of Desulfobacterales bacterium:
- a CDS encoding ATP-grasp domain-containing protein — protein sequence MAKGNRPYIALGSRLCRLPEVLTLGVRPNFFDYSPDERQLMAAAEVILYPTLNYAQFFTTINKKIFPSIETYLYPDDKIKQTTLFSMLGIPHPRTRFYFRPRAEQILNDFTFPFVAKKPRSSACGRGVYLIRGPEELDNYLARNNKVAYIQEFLPHHRDLRVILINYQCVLAYWRLSAPNEFRTNTHQGGVIDFDGIPPAAVALAEEYARNCKFNDVGLDLIQGQGQWNLIEANMMYGRTGLRMKGMVLKEIIREKLLAGTLFS from the coding sequence ATGGCCAAAGGGAACCGTCCCTATATCGCGCTTGGGAGCAGGCTTTGTCGTCTTCCCGAAGTTCTCACCCTGGGAGTGCGGCCCAATTTTTTTGATTATTCGCCCGATGAAAGGCAATTGATGGCCGCGGCGGAGGTGATTCTCTATCCCACCCTGAATTACGCCCAGTTCTTCACCACCATTAACAAAAAAATCTTTCCCAGCATCGAGACCTATCTCTATCCCGATGATAAGATCAAACAGACCACCCTGTTTTCCATGCTGGGCATCCCCCATCCCCGCACCCGGTTCTACTTCCGGCCCCGGGCCGAGCAGATTCTCAACGATTTTACCTTTCCCTTTGTTGCTAAAAAACCACGCTCCTCGGCCTGTGGCCGGGGGGTCTACCTGATCCGCGGGCCAGAGGAGCTTGACAACTACCTTGCCCGAAACAACAAGGTTGCCTATATCCAGGAGTTCCTTCCCCATCACCGCGACCTGCGGGTGATCCTGATCAACTATCAATGCGTGCTGGCCTACTGGCGGCTGAGCGCCCCGAACGAGTTTCGCACCAACACCCACCAGGGCGGGGTGATTGATTTTGACGGTATTCCTCCGGCGGCGGTGGCCCTGGCGGAAGAATATGCCCGCAACTGCAAATTCAATGACGTGGGGCTTGATCTTATCCAGGGCCAGGGACAATGGAACCTGATCGAGGCCAACATGATGTACGGCCGGACAGGGCTGAGGATGAAGGGGATGGTACTCAAGGAGATCATCCGGGAAAAATTGCTTGCCGGGACTCTTTTCAGTTAG